The Pseudomonas fluorescens genome includes a window with the following:
- the ileS gene encoding isoleucine--tRNA ligase, which produces MTDYKATLNLPDTAFPMKAGLPQREPQILQRWDSIGLYGKLREIGKDRPKFVLHDGPPYANGTIHIGHALNKILKDMIIRSKTLSGFDAPYVPGWDCHGLPIEHKVEVTHGKNLGADKTRELCRAYATEQIEGQKSEFIRLGVLGDFANPYKTMDFKNEAGEIRALAKIVEGGFVFKGLKPVNWCFDCGSALAEAEVEYENKKSSTIDVAFPIADEDKLAAAFGLGKLAKPASIVIWTTTPWTIPANQALNVHPEFNYALVDVGDKLLVLAEELVESCLARYNLEGSVLATAPGSALELINFRHPFYDRLSPVYLADYVELGAGTGVVHSAPAYGVDDFVTCKKYGMVNDDILNPVQSNGVYVPSLEFFGGQFIWKANPAIVDKLTDVGALLHTTVIEHSYMHCWRHKTPLIYRATAQWFIGMDKQPTTGDTLRQRSLKAIEETQFVPAWGQARLHSMIANRPDWCISRQRNWGVPIPFFLNKESGELHPRTVELMEAVAKRVEVEGIEAWFKMDAAELLGDEAPLYDKISDTLDVWFDSGTTHWHVLRGSHPMGHEIGPRADLYLEGSDQHRGWFHSSLLTGCAIDNHAPYRELLTHGFTVDESGRKMSKSLGNVIAPQKVNDTLGADIMRLWVASTDYSGEMAVSEQILQRSADAYRRIRNTARFLLSNLTGFNPATDLLPAEEMLALDRWAVDRTLLLQRELQEHYGEYRFWNVYSKIHNFCVQELGGFYLDIIKDRQYTTGANSKARRSCQTALFHISEALVRWIAPILAFTADELWQYLPGERNESVMLNTWYEGLTELPQGFELDRAYWDRIMAVKAAVNKEMEIQRAAKAVGGNLQAEVTLYAEEALDVDLAKLGNELRFVLITSTASVAPFVQAPADAVTTEVSGLKLKIVKSNHTKCARCWHCREDVGVNPEHPEICGRCVDNISGTGEVRHYA; this is translated from the coding sequence GCACGACGGTCCTCCGTACGCCAACGGCACCATTCACATCGGTCACGCGCTGAACAAGATTCTCAAGGACATGATCATCCGCTCCAAGACCCTGTCGGGTTTTGATGCGCCTTATGTCCCGGGCTGGGATTGCCACGGCCTGCCGATCGAGCACAAGGTGGAAGTGACCCACGGCAAGAACCTGGGCGCGGACAAGACCCGCGAGCTGTGCCGTGCCTACGCCACCGAGCAGATCGAAGGGCAGAAGTCCGAATTCATCCGCCTCGGCGTGCTGGGCGACTTCGCCAACCCGTACAAGACCATGGATTTCAAGAACGAAGCCGGCGAAATCCGTGCCCTGGCGAAAATCGTCGAGGGCGGCTTCGTGTTCAAGGGCCTCAAGCCAGTGAACTGGTGCTTCGATTGCGGTTCGGCCCTGGCCGAGGCGGAAGTCGAGTACGAGAACAAGAAGTCCTCGACCATCGACGTCGCGTTCCCGATCGCCGATGAAGACAAGCTCGCCGCCGCCTTCGGCCTGGGCAAGCTGGCCAAGCCGGCGTCGATCGTGATCTGGACCACCACCCCGTGGACCATCCCGGCCAACCAGGCGCTGAACGTCCACCCGGAATTCAACTACGCCCTGGTCGACGTCGGCGACAAGCTGCTGGTGCTGGCCGAAGAACTGGTCGAATCCTGCCTGGCGCGCTACAACCTCGAAGGCTCGGTGCTGGCCACCGCACCGGGTTCGGCACTGGAACTGATCAATTTCCGTCACCCGTTCTATGACCGCCTGTCGCCGGTGTACCTGGCCGACTACGTGGAACTGGGCGCTGGCACTGGCGTGGTTCACTCCGCACCGGCCTATGGCGTCGACGACTTCGTGACCTGCAAGAAATACGGCATGGTCAACGACGACATCCTCAACCCAGTGCAGAGCAATGGCGTGTACGTGCCGTCGCTGGAGTTCTTCGGCGGCCAGTTCATCTGGAAAGCCAACCCAGCCATCGTCGACAAACTGACCGACGTCGGCGCGCTGCTGCACACCACCGTCATCGAACACAGCTACATGCATTGCTGGCGCCACAAGACCCCGCTGATCTACCGCGCCACCGCGCAGTGGTTCATCGGCATGGACAAGCAGCCCACCACTGGCGACACCCTGCGCCAGCGTTCGCTCAAGGCCATCGAAGAGACCCAGTTCGTGCCCGCCTGGGGCCAGGCGCGCCTGCACTCGATGATCGCCAACCGTCCAGACTGGTGCATCTCCCGCCAGCGCAACTGGGGCGTGCCGATCCCGTTCTTCCTGAACAAGGAAAGCGGTGAGCTGCACCCGCGCACCGTCGAGCTGATGGAAGCCGTGGCCAAGCGCGTCGAAGTCGAAGGCATCGAAGCCTGGTTCAAGATGGACGCCGCCGAGCTGCTGGGCGACGAAGCGCCGCTGTACGACAAGATCAGCGACACCCTGGACGTCTGGTTCGACTCCGGCACCACCCATTGGCACGTGCTGCGCGGTTCGCACCCGATGGGCCACGAGATCGGCCCGCGTGCCGACCTGTACCTGGAAGGTTCGGACCAACACCGTGGCTGGTTCCACTCGTCGTTGCTGACCGGTTGCGCCATCGACAACCACGCGCCGTACCGCGAGCTGCTGACCCACGGTTTCACGGTCGACGAGTCTGGCCGCAAGATGTCCAAGTCCCTGGGCAACGTGATCGCGCCGCAGAAGGTCAACGACACCTTGGGCGCCGACATCATGCGCCTGTGGGTGGCGTCCACCGACTATTCCGGCGAGATGGCCGTTTCCGAGCAGATCCTGCAGCGCAGCGCGGACGCCTACCGGCGGATCCGTAACACCGCGCGCTTCCTGCTTTCCAACCTGACCGGTTTCAACCCGGCCACCGACCTGCTGCCGGCCGAAGAAATGCTCGCGCTGGACCGTTGGGCCGTGGACCGTACCCTGTTGCTGCAACGCGAATTGCAGGAGCACTACGGCGAATACCGCTTCTGGAACGTCTACTCCAAGATCCACAACTTCTGCGTGCAGGAACTCGGTGGTTTCTACCTCGACATCATCAAGGACCGCCAGTACACCACCGGCGCCAACAGCAAGGCCCGTCGTTCGTGCCAGACCGCGCTGTTCCACATCAGCGAGGCGCTGGTGCGCTGGATCGCACCGATCCTGGCATTCACCGCCGACGAGCTGTGGCAATACCTGCCGGGCGAGCGTAACGAATCGGTGATGCTCAACACCTGGTATGAAGGCCTCACCGAGTTGCCCCAGGGCTTCGAGCTGGACCGCGCCTACTGGGACCGGATCATGGCGGTCAAGGCAGCGGTCAACAAGGAAATGGAGATCCAGCGCGCGGCCAAGGCCGTCGGTGGCAACCTGCAAGCCGAGGTGACCCTCTACGCCGAAGAAGCCCTGGACGTCGACCTGGCCAAACTGGGCAACGAACTGCGCTTCGTGCTGATCACCTCTACCGCTAGCGTCGCGCCTTTCGTGCAGGCGCCGGCCGATGCGGTGACCACTGAGGTCAGCGGTTTGAAGCTCAAGATCGTCAAGTCGAACCACACCAAGTGCGCCCGTTGCTGGCACTGCCGCGAAGACGTCGGCG